A single Xenopus laevis strain J_2021 chromosome 3S, Xenopus_laevis_v10.1, whole genome shotgun sequence DNA region contains:
- the LOC121402228 gene encoding histone H2B 1.1, protein MPEPAKSAPAPKKGSKKAVTKTQKKDGKKRRKSRKESYAIYVYKVLKQVHPDTGISSKAMSIMNSFVNDVFERIAGEASRLAHYNKRSTITSREIQTAVRLLLPGELAKHAVSEGTKAVTKYTSAK, encoded by the coding sequence ATGCCTGAACCCGCCAAATCTGCTCCAGCCCCAAAGAAGGGCTCCAAGAAAGCCGTGACTAAAACCCAGAAGAAGGATGGCAAGAAGCGTAGGAAGAGCAGGAAGGAGAGCTACGCCATCTACGTCTACAAAGTGCTGAAACAGGTGCACCCCGATACCGGCATCTCTTCCAAGGCCATGAGCATCATGAACTCCTTCGTCAACGATGTGTTCGAGCGCATCGCAGGGGAAGCCTCCCGCCTGGCTCACTACAACAAGCGCTCCACCATCACCTCCCGGGAGATCCAGACCGCAGTCCGCCTGTTGCTGCCTGGGGAGCTGGCCAAGCACGCCGTGTCCGAGGGCACCAAGGCCGTCACCAAGTACACCAGCGCCaagtaa
- the LOC121402224 gene encoding histone H1A-like — MAEAAESAPAPPPAEPAAKKKKQQPKKAAGAAKSAKKPSSGPSVSEQIVTAVSASKERSGVSLAALKKTLAAGGYDVDKNNSRLKLALKALVTKETLLQVKGSGASGSFKLNKKQLQSKDKAAAKKKAPLAAAKAKKPAAAAKKAPKSPKKPKKVSAAAKSPKKLKKPAKAALAAKSPKKNKAAKPKKATKSPAKKTAVKPKAAAAKSPAKAKAAKAKVVKTKKAAPKKK; from the coding sequence ATGGCTGAAGCCGCCGAATCCGCGCCCGCTCCTCCCCCGGCTGAGCCCGCGGCcaagaaaaagaagcagcagccCAAGAAAGCAGCGGGGGCCGCTAAGTCCGCCAAGAAGCCGTCGTCTGGGCCCAGTGTGTCCGAGCAGATCGTCACAGCCGTGTCCGCTTCCAAGGAGcgcagcggggtgtctctggcaGCGCTCAAGAAGACTCTGGCTGCGGGAGGCTACGATGTGGACAAGAACAACAGCCGCCTCAAGCTGGCTCTCAAGGCTCTGGTCACGAAGGAGACCCTGCTCCAAGTCAAAGGCAGTGGAGCCTCCGGTTCCTTCAAGCTCAACAAGAAGCAGCTGCAGAGCAAGGACAAGGCCGCCGCCAAGAAGAAGGCGCCGCTAGCAGCGGCCAAAGCCAAGAAACCAGCGGCAGCAGCCAAGAAGGCGCCAAAGTCTCCGAAAAAGCCCAAGAAAGTCTCCGCAGCCGCCAAGAGCCCGAAGAAGCTCAAGAAACCCGCAAAGGCGGCGCTAGCAGCAAAGAGcccgaaaaaaaacaaagctgccaAGCCCAAGAAGGCCACCAAGAGCCCCGCAAAAAAGACCGCCGTCAAGCCCAAAGCTGCTGCTGCCAAAAGCCCAGCAAAGGCCAAAGCGGCCAAAGCCAAAGTGGTCAAAACCAAGAAAGCCGCCCCCAAGAAGAAATGA
- the LOC121402226 gene encoding histone H2A type 1 yields the protein MSGRGKQGGKTRAKAKTRSSRAGLQFPVGRVHRLLRKGNYAERVGAGAPVYLAAVLEYLTAEILELAGNAARDNKKTRIIPRHLQLAVRNDEELNKLLGGVTIAQGGVLPNIQSVLLPKKTESAKSAKSK from the coding sequence ATGTCAGGAAGAGGCAAACAAGGCGGCAAGACCCGGGCTAAGGCCAAGACTCGCTCATCTCGGGCCGGCCTTCAGTTCCCAGTCGGCCGTGTTCACCGGCTGCTCAGGAAAGGCAATTATGCCGAGCGGGTGGGAGCCGGAGCACCGGTCTACCTTGCAGCAGTGCTCGAGTATCTGACCGCCGAGATCCTCGAGTTGGCCGGCAACGCTGCCCGGGATAACAAGAAGACTCGGATCATCCCCAGGCACCTGCAGCTCGCCGTGCGCAACGACGAGGAGCTCAACAAACTGCTCGGAGGGGTCACCATCGCCCAGGGCGGTGTCCTGCCCAACATCCAGTCTGTGCTGCTCCCCAAGAAAACCGAGAGCGCCAAAT